In a genomic window of Acidobacteriota bacterium:
- a CDS encoding ribosome recycling factor has protein sequence MSQETVKEAKKRMEKVEADLRAELSTLRTGRASLSLLDHVRFDYYGTPTPLKEAAKLAVTDATTLTIQPFDPSILGEIERAIRAGDLGLNPANDGKLIRVPIPALTEDRRKELVKHLHKILESHRTGVRNVRRDVNEVLKKMLKDKQISEDDERRYMEEVQKTTDQAIARLDEMGRNKEKEITTV, from the coding sequence ATGAGTCAGGAAACTGTCAAAGAAGCAAAAAAGAGGATGGAGAAGGTGGAGGCCGATCTGCGCGCTGAGTTGTCCACGCTGCGCACCGGGCGGGCATCGCTCTCTTTGCTGGATCATGTGCGGTTTGATTATTATGGAACGCCCACGCCGCTCAAGGAAGCCGCCAAGCTCGCGGTTACCGACGCGACCACGCTGACCATTCAACCCTTCGACCCCAGCATCCTCGGCGAAATCGAACGAGCCATTCGCGCCGGCGATCTGGGCCTGAATCCTGCTAACGACGGCAAGCTCATCCGCGTGCCGATTCCCGCTCTTACCGAAGACCGGCGCAAGGAGCTGGTCAAGCATCTGCATAAGATACTCGAATCGCATCGCACCGGCGTCCGCAATGTTCGCCGCGATGTGAATGAAGTCCTGAAGAAGATGCTCAAGGACAAGCAAATCTCCGAAGACGACGAGCGCCGTTACATGGAGGAAGTCCAGAAGACCACCGATCAGGCCATTGCGCGCCTCGATGAGATGGGCAGGAACAAAGAAAAAGAAATCACCACGGTTTAG
- a CDS encoding UMP kinase, protein MAKPIYQRILLKLSGEALGGTQGFGVDPTRAQDIAQEIADVQKSGVETALVIGGGNIFRGVTASAMKMDRVAADHMGMLATVINALALQDALEKLDVSTRVMSAIQMHQVAEPFIRRRAIRHLEKGRVVIFAAGTGSPYFSTDTAAALRAVEIKAQVIMKATKVDGIYDADPLKVKDATMFQQMTYWDVMSKNLGVMDLTAISLCRENNLPIIVFNLNVSGNISRVVHGEKVGSIVTA, encoded by the coding sequence ATGGCCAAACCCATCTATCAGCGCATTCTGTTGAAGTTAAGCGGCGAGGCCTTGGGCGGAACCCAGGGCTTCGGCGTAGATCCCACGCGCGCGCAGGACATCGCGCAGGAGATCGCCGATGTTCAAAAATCAGGAGTTGAGACCGCGCTCGTGATTGGCGGTGGCAACATCTTCCGCGGCGTTACTGCTTCGGCGATGAAGATGGATCGCGTGGCGGCCGACCACATGGGCATGCTGGCCACGGTGATCAACGCTCTCGCGCTGCAAGATGCTCTCGAAAAGCTGGACGTTAGCACCCGCGTGATGAGCGCCATTCAGATGCATCAGGTGGCCGAGCCGTTCATTCGTCGCCGGGCCATTCGTCATTTGGAGAAGGGCCGAGTAGTCATCTTTGCCGCTGGAACGGGCAGCCCGTATTTTTCCACCGACACGGCGGCGGCCTTGCGCGCAGTGGAGATCAAGGCGCAGGTAATCATGAAGGCCACTAAAGTGGACGGCATCTATGACGCCGATCCGCTGAAGGTGAAGGATGCCACCATGTTCCAGCAGATGACCTACTGGGACGTGATGTCGAAGAATCTTGGCGTCATGGATTTGACCGCCATTTCGCTCTGCCGCGAAAACAACCTACCCATCATAGTTTTTAACCTGAATGTGTCTGGAAATATCTCCCGCGTGGTGCATGGTGAAAAGGTGGGTTCAATCGTTACCGCTTGA
- the tsf gene encoding translation elongation factor Ts produces MSDVQVSAQLVKELRERTGAPFGDCRSALIEAKGVIADAEVVLRKKGLASAAKRAGRATLEGLVGYYIHAGGKIGVMIELNCESDFVARTEVFQQLAHDISMHIAATNPRFIRKEEVTPEILEKEKEIYRAQAKATGKPEKVVEKIVEGKMEKFYEEVCLLDQHFVKDPTGAQTVSQLIASAIAKLGENISVRRFVYFKVGEAAGQSSGQAAGQAAGQAAPVQA; encoded by the coding sequence ATGTCCGATGTTCAAGTTTCCGCACAACTGGTGAAGGAATTGCGCGAGCGCACGGGCGCTCCATTTGGGGACTGCCGTTCAGCGCTGATTGAAGCCAAGGGCGTCATCGCGGACGCGGAAGTCGTGCTGCGCAAGAAGGGCCTGGCATCAGCCGCCAAGCGTGCTGGACGCGCGACACTGGAAGGTCTGGTCGGTTATTACATACATGCCGGCGGCAAGATCGGCGTGATGATTGAACTGAATTGCGAAAGCGACTTTGTGGCGCGGACCGAAGTGTTTCAGCAGCTCGCTCACGATATCTCCATGCACATCGCCGCCACCAATCCTCGCTTCATCCGGAAGGAAGAAGTGACGCCGGAGATTCTGGAAAAAGAAAAAGAAATCTACCGTGCTCAGGCCAAGGCCACTGGTAAGCCCGAAAAGGTGGTTGAGAAAATCGTTGAAGGCAAGATGGAGAAGTTTTACGAAGAGGTTTGCCTGCTCGATCAACATTTTGTAAAGGACCCCACTGGGGCGCAGACCGTATCTCAGTTGATTGCTTCGGCCATCGCTAAGCTGGGCGAGAATATAAGCGTGCGGCGGTTTGTGTACTTCAAGGTCGGTGAAGCCGCTGGACAATCATCTGGACAAGCAGCCGGACAAGCAGCTGGCCAGGCCGCACCTGTGCAGGCATAG